One window of the Carnobacterium maltaromaticum DSM 20342 genome contains the following:
- a CDS encoding choloylglycine hydrolase family protein, with protein sequence MCTSIFLETKDNKHLLARTMDFSFPLDFDVVYLPKKNEWVSEADKEKHQSKYGMLGAGRLLGTSYFVADGVNEHGLAIAELYLPQKAVYQKELDSEKINLAPHEFITWALGEFKSISELKKELSKVNLLEVPAPLIDTVTPLHWILTDTTGNCMVIEPTGKMLHLKENPVGVMTNTPLLDWHIDNLSNYLNVRPKQYEPTKFGKYTSHAFSQGTGTLGLPGGYTPPERFVRAAFFKEYIDQAGIEIEAVTNAVRILATVQIPKGIVVTDDDKEDYSQYIGMMCNESKTYYYTDYNNTRISQITLTDELLERNSPKVFVTKKTEDIDILNKEILSPEEKISSMGQKGEAGISTLDILRQELALGLKSANNGSLNNDAHQTIDQAIEQLKQLKNNV encoded by the coding sequence ATGTGTACAAGTATTTTTTTAGAAACCAAAGATAACAAACATTTGTTGGCTAGAACGATGGATTTTTCATTTCCATTAGACTTTGACGTAGTATACCTCCCCAAAAAGAATGAGTGGGTATCTGAAGCTGATAAAGAAAAACATCAGTCTAAATATGGGATGTTGGGAGCAGGCCGTTTACTAGGAACTTCTTATTTTGTTGCTGATGGTGTAAATGAGCATGGTTTAGCTATTGCCGAACTATATTTACCTCAAAAAGCAGTTTATCAAAAAGAACTTGATAGCGAAAAAATAAACTTAGCTCCTCATGAATTTATTACTTGGGCTTTAGGTGAATTCAAATCTATCTCAGAATTAAAAAAAGAACTTTCTAAAGTTAATCTTCTTGAAGTACCCGCCCCGCTTATTGATACAGTGACCCCTTTGCACTGGATTTTAACAGATACCACTGGAAATTGTATGGTGATAGAACCAACTGGTAAAATGCTTCATCTTAAAGAAAACCCCGTCGGTGTTATGACAAATACTCCTCTTTTAGACTGGCATATTGATAATCTAAGTAATTATTTAAATGTCCGTCCTAAACAATATGAACCTACAAAATTTGGAAAATATACTTCACATGCCTTCTCTCAAGGAACAGGAACGCTAGGATTACCTGGTGGCTATACTCCTCCTGAAAGATTTGTTCGTGCTGCTTTCTTTAAAGAATATATCGATCAAGCGGGTATAGAAATTGAAGCGGTTACAAATGCTGTGAGAATTTTAGCAACTGTTCAAATTCCTAAAGGGATCGTTGTTACAGATGACGACAAAGAAGACTATTCTCAATATATAGGGATGATGTGTAACGAAAGTAAAACGTATTACTACACGGATTACAATAATACTCGTATTTCTCAAATAACTTTAACAGACGAATTACTTGAAAGAAATTCACCTAAAGTATTTGTTACTAAAAAGACAGAAGATATCGATATTCTGAATAAAGAAATCCTATCACCTGAGGAAAAAATTTCTAGTATGGGACAAAAAGGTGAAGCAGGAATAAGTACGTTAGATATACTTCGCCAAGAACTAGCATTAGGCTTAAAATCAGCCAACAATGGTAGCTTGAATAATGATGCACATCAAACTATTGATCAAGCAATTGAGCAACTAAAACAGTTGAAAAACAATGTGTAA